A stretch of the Onychomys torridus chromosome 23, mOncTor1.1, whole genome shotgun sequence genome encodes the following:
- the LOC118573381 gene encoding olfactory receptor 12-like, translated as MATPVHRNASLSVVSCRGFVLVGFGGGAETQALIFAVFLALYIVTVLGNLTMILVITLDAHLHSPMYFFLKNLSFVDLCLSSVIVPNALANILSSSKVISFEGCATQFFVFSLLAATEAVLLAVMAYDRFMAICSPLRYPVTMCSMTCARLVLGTYCVGCLNSIVQTSLTFQLPFCRSNRIDYYFCDVPPLLRLACADTALNELVMFGICGFIIVCAVLVVLISYGYITVTILRMHSASGRHKVFSTCGSHMTAVCLFYGTGFVIYGQPGGVTSMEQGKMVSIFYTLVIPMFNPLIYSLRNKDVKDALRRLGQRHSLVKESGLCHHQKLC; from the coding sequence ATGGCCACACCCGTCCACAGAAATGCAAGTCTCTCAGTTGTGTCTTGCAGGGGGTTTGTTctggtgggatttgggggaggtgcaGAGACCCAGGCCCTGATCTTTGCTGTCTTCCTGGCCTTGTACATAGTGACTGTCCTGGGCAACCTCACCATGATCCTCGTCATCACCCTGGATGCTCACCTGCActcccccatgtacttcttcctcaagAACCTGTCCTTTGTTGacctctgcctctcttctgttATTGTGCCCAATGCCCTGGCCAACATCTTATCCTCCTCCAAGGTCATCAGCTTTGAGGGATGTGCCACTCAGTTCTTCGTTTTCTCCTTGTTGGCTGCCACTGAGGCTGTCCTTTTAGCCGTGATGGCCTATGACCGTTTCATGGCCATCTGTAGTCCCCTGAGGTACCCTGTGACCATGTGCTCTATGACCTGTGCCCGTCTGGTTCTGGGTACCTACTGTGTTGGCTGCCTGAACTCCATTGTGCAGACCAGCCTCACATTCCAGCTGCCCTTCTGTCGTTCCAACCGCATTGACTACTACTTTTGTGACGTGCCCCCACTTCTCCGGCTGGCCTGTGCAGACACAGCTCTCAATGAGCTTGTCATGTTTGGCATCTGTGGATTCATTATTGTCTGTGCTGTTCTTGTGGTCCTCATCTCCTATGGCTACATCACAGTGACCATCCTCAGAATGCACTCAGCATCAGGACGACACAAAGTCTTCTCTACCTGTGGCTCCCACATGACAGCTGTGTGCTTGTTTTATGGAACTGGCTTTGTTATATATGGCCAGCCAGGAGGTGTGACATCCATGGAGCAGGGCAAGATGGTGTCCATCTTCTACACCCTGGTCATCCCCATGTTCAACCCCCTCATCTACAGTCTGCGCAACAAGGATGTAAAGGATGCCTTGAGGAGGCTGGGTCAGAGACACAGTCTGGTGAAAGAGAGTGGCTTGTGTCATCATCAGAAACTATGCtag